One window from the genome of Lentibacillus daqui encodes:
- a CDS encoding sodium:solute symporter family protein, with the protein MQANFVYIGIFIYIILALAVAFWARHGVRTNMSNYFIGGRNMNGILSALSYSATTYSAFMLVGLAGLTYQGGVGALGFEIVYFTGVSLVALFGPRFWLAGKKFGYVSPAEMVGDRYQSKPVASVISIISCLFLIPYCAVQLAGVGYLLQGITNNAIPFTTGVVIATVLAILFSYTAGIYSVVWTDSLQAIIMIITATLVVLLVVHHLGGFGVFFDTLQINHPQALSVPGNGYFSFATFVSLTLPWFFFSLSNPQVSQRLFMPASLKGLRQMLIGFLAFGFIYTFVSVLWGFSALQMFPDLTTADLATPKLLSSELVPPILGVIVMVGILAAAVSTIDSIMLTLSSMFAKDVYGNVKQHASDAKQLRIGKIVIPIIAILAFAFAELQLNLIAVLSVAASSGLIVTVPAFIGTFFWKRGTATGVITSVLLGAILVLLMEFAGWTPLGFGSGVWGLVMSAILFTGISLITTAPLAKAEQFINITKNKEIRQHKQVS; encoded by the coding sequence TTGCAAGCAAATTTTGTTTATATTGGCATTTTTATTTATATCATTCTAGCATTAGCGGTTGCTTTTTGGGCACGACACGGTGTCCGCACAAATATGTCCAACTATTTTATTGGCGGGCGGAATATGAATGGTATTCTATCAGCACTAAGTTACAGTGCCACGACGTATAGTGCCTTTATGCTGGTTGGACTAGCCGGATTGACTTATCAAGGTGGCGTTGGAGCGCTTGGATTTGAGATTGTCTATTTCACAGGTGTATCACTTGTTGCCTTATTTGGCCCCCGCTTTTGGCTCGCCGGGAAAAAATTCGGCTATGTGTCTCCAGCAGAAATGGTAGGCGATCGGTATCAGAGCAAACCTGTTGCCAGCGTCATTTCTATTATTAGTTGTTTATTTTTAATCCCATATTGTGCTGTCCAGCTTGCTGGTGTTGGATATCTGTTACAAGGGATTACGAATAATGCGATACCATTTACGACTGGTGTTGTGATCGCAACAGTTTTAGCTATATTATTCTCCTATACTGCCGGCATTTATTCGGTTGTCTGGACGGATTCATTACAGGCGATAATCATGATTATCACAGCAACCCTTGTTGTTTTGCTGGTTGTGCATCATTTGGGCGGGTTTGGGGTATTTTTTGACACGTTACAAATCAATCACCCGCAAGCTTTATCCGTACCAGGGAATGGCTATTTTAGTTTTGCCACGTTTGTGAGTTTAACACTGCCATGGTTTTTCTTTAGTTTGTCCAATCCACAAGTCAGTCAGCGCTTGTTCATGCCCGCTTCATTAAAAGGATTGCGACAAATGCTGATTGGTTTTTTAGCATTCGGATTTATTTATACATTTGTATCGGTATTGTGGGGATTTTCGGCATTGCAAATGTTTCCGGATCTGACAACAGCGGACTTGGCTACACCAAAATTGCTGTCATCCGAGTTGGTACCACCTATCCTCGGCGTGATCGTAATGGTCGGTATTTTGGCCGCAGCTGTTTCCACCATTGATTCGATCATGCTGACATTATCATCGATGTTTGCCAAGGATGTCTACGGAAATGTAAAACAGCATGCATCAGATGCCAAACAATTGCGGATCGGGAAAATCGTTATTCCGATCATTGCGATCCTGGCATTTGCCTTTGCTGAATTACAGCTTAACTTGATTGCAGTATTATCTGTCGCAGCATCATCCGGGTTAATTGTAACGGTTCCTGCTTTTATTGGTACATTTTTTTGGAAACGAGGAACGGCTACAGGGGTTATTACCAGCGTATTGTTGGGCGCCATTCTAGTGCTGCTGATGGAATTTGCCGGGTGGACGCCCTTGGGGTTTGGCTCTGGTGTCTGGGGACTAGTCATGTCGGCCATCCTGTTTACCGGAATAAGCCTCATCACCACAGCACCTTTAGCAAAAGCAGAACAATTTATCAACATTACGAAAAACAAAGAAATCAGACAGCACAAACAAGTATCTTAG